A region of the Candidatus Kapaibacterium sp. genome:
AAATATGTAGCTTGTTTGTTGCTAAGTATTCACAGCAAAAAATATTACGGATAGTATTATCATATTTCTCATATCCTCACTCCTATTATTGTTATGTCATCAATTTGGTGCTTGTCGCCTTGGTGAGCAATCAGTTCATTGTTTAATATTTTATATTGTTCCGATAGTGGCTTATCGGCAATTGATTCGAGTAATGCCAAAAAGCGGCGGGTGCTGAATTTTTTGCCGTCTTCGTTCATTTGGTCGGCAAATCCGTCGGTGGTGAGGTAGAGTGTTATATTTTCTGATTTTTCGATTTCAACAGAATTGAATTGGTATTCATCATTTTTGGTACTACCTGCAATGCC
Encoded here:
- a CDS encoding SpoIIE family protein phosphatase, coding for EVLNQKLAENNIRDGMEVALIAIHQDKIKFSGAGRPLYLKNGTLEIIKTDKRGIAGSTKNDEYQFNSVEIEKSENITLYLTTDGFADQMNEDGKKFSTRRFLALLESIADKPLSEQYKILNNELIAHQGDKHQIDDITIIGVRI